In the Haliaeetus albicilla chromosome 7, bHalAlb1.1, whole genome shotgun sequence genome, one interval contains:
- the ROBO4 gene encoding roundabout homolog 4 isoform X1 has translation MSGYCPLLSGAESGPCAVGEGPGFREEEGRLARAGMAGGWAMALGLGLCLTALRQGGCHPPGAATAPQITAVLRDNFRLQPGDLVATAGQALELDCVPPLGHPEPRVTWKKDGVTLDLAGDRYVVTNGKLRVAPARRSDSGLYICVAANTAGERESRGAHVSVLEKPTIVRRPSDAVAVAGSTVELGCGAQGDPAPRVQWHKERGDLPWGRHEVDREHTLRLYAVTLADAGTYVCTAQSQLGTAAATARLRVEDQLSMDRQEAAPWDLLAVRLHLDNGTMLPTAAVRLHWQMLMPAPVPVGYMVLYRCLLPASTSWVQHDAGRELSAIIPALRRGYKYEFKVRPYAGGTQGLDSNSRHLWIPEEVPSAAPQHVTVGQTETGNGTVVVSWEPPPPEAHNGIIRGYKVWSMGEGWQHTTNRTVDEGTRHLETLLPSPGAKFCVQVAAFNGAGLGVPSNVTCSVLGLTAGSTGVEWVLRQPAVIAAAGSLLWLAWLALLLLLCQRLKSQDTTPHRRLVAGDSPWLGGPWKPGCAPGNLSSSSSLSNRLLDSDGRDPHPSTLSLEPPSLGPPTPPHHRGQPPPLGETGCCGGGHPGVRTSPSTPNPAPWERIHKRELQQVHSTPVLTGGPCHIPVTGSSGEWETDFGLAAGWPQRRGHDGDTDTTVMAGGDQRRLPVFSSPKPQRGSASLASAVTGSPVTPPRPPHAWHPPVTRSLATVCPRDTSLVTRCPKDMSPFTGIPWNTPPATRHPRDTSPVTESPRDVSSVTRHPRDMSLLPEDPKDMFLASRHPKDVSAVTRHPRDVSPATQPPKDPSPVTRHQRDTILATRHPEDTTLVSRSLRDMSPVTRRPRDPSPVTKHQRDMSPTSRHPRDTSAVTRHPKEKSPATGHRRDKFLATSRYPEDLSPATRHPKDTLLATGHPRDTSPVTRHPEEMSPVLRHSRYPKDMSPVTRHPKDTSPATRHPRDTSPLTRHPEETSPVPGHHKDTFLGSRYPKDMLLAARHPRDLSPVTRHPRDMFLITRYPKDVSPAMRHPKDTSSATRPPRDTSPVTRHPEEMSLVTGHQRDMFLGSRYPKDMSLVTRHPKDMFLATRHPRDASLVTRHPRDMFLATRYPKDMSPATRHPRDRSPVTGRLSPAFSDGVLTPQRVAEDLEMDQDTACPSPPAPATPRSFSPPHTYGYIYGPPASELGEEEEEEEEEERPATRGSPGGSLLNGWGSVSEDNFASARCSLVSSCDGSFLLDASFARALAVAVDGLCFSLEDTDGAYGGPSPPPSPLEGVFLPVVPIPTWDWGTALEVPWRVGTEAATGIPQHGGHRSGSGSPWASVSGEPGTGGTVAWQSPGCRTQQGQSPLSSAKIQLY, from the exons ATGTCCGGCTATTGTCCCCTGCTATCCGGAGCCGAATCCGGTCCCTGTGCTGTCGGGGAGGGACCAGGATTtagggaggaagagggaaggcTGGCCAGGGCTGGCATGGCGGGCGGCTGGGCGATGGCGCTGGGCTTGGGGCTCTGCCTCACCGCGCTGCGCCAGGGAG GCTGCCACCCCCCCGGCGCAGCCACGGCACCCCAAATCACAGCTG TGCTGCGGGACAATTTCCGCCTGCAGCCGGGTGATTTGGTGGCCACAGCGGGGCAAGCGTTGGAGCTGGATTGCGTCCCCCCCTTGGGGCACCCCGAACCCCGCGTGACCTGGAAGAAGGACGGGGTGACCTTGGACTTGGCGGGTGACAGGTATGTGGTCACCAACGGGAAGTTGCGGGTGGCACCGGCGCGACGGAGCGACTCTGGGCTCTACATCTGCGTGGCGGCCAACACGGCAGGCGAGAGGGAGAGCCGGGGTGCCCACGTCTCCGTCCTAG AGAAGCCAACCATCGTGCGGCGCCCAAGCGACGCTGTAGCGGTGGCCGGCAGCACTGTGGAGCTGGGCTGCGGCGCCCAAGGTGACCCGGCGCCGCGGGTGCAGTGGCACAAGGAACGTGGGGACCTGCCCTGGGGCAG GCATGAGGTGGACCGGGAGCACACGTTGCGCCTCTACGCCGTGACGCTTGCCGACGCCGGCACCTACGTGTGTACAGCGCAGAGCCAGCTGGGCACTGCCGCCGCCACTGCCCGCCTCCGCGTGGAAG ACCAGCTGTCGATGGACCGGCAGGAGGCTGCACCATGGGACCTGCTGGCCGTGCGGCTGCACCTGGACAATGGCACCATGCTGCCCACCGCCGCTGTCCGGCTCCACTGGCAG ATGCTTATGCCAGCACCGGTGCCAGTGGGCTACATGGTGCTGTACcgctgcttgctccctgccagcacctCCTGGGTCCAACATGACGCAGGCAGGGAGCTCAGCGCCATCATCCCTGCACTCCGCAGGGGCTACAAGTACGAGTTCAAGGTCCGACCCTATGCTGGAGGGACCCAGGGCTTGGACAGCAACAGCAGGCACCTCTGGATACCCGAGGAAG TGCCAAGCGCGGCGCCCCAGCACGTCACCGTGGGCCAGACTGAGACAGGGAATGGCACCGTGGTCGTGAGCTGGGAGCCACCTCCTCCTGAGGCCCACAATGGCATCATCCGGGGCTACAAG GTCTGGTCAATGGGCGAGGGCTGGCAGCACACCACCAATAGGACAGTGGACGAAGGCACCCGACACCTGGAAACCCTCCTCCCAAGCCCTGGGGCCAAATTCTGTGTCCAGGTGGCGGCTTTCAatggtgcagggctgggggttCCCAGCAATGTCACCTGCAGCGTCCTGG GGCTGACGGCGGGGAGCACCGGGGTGGAATGGGTGCTGCGGCAGCCCGCCGTCATTGCAGCTGCTGGCTCGCTGCTCTGGTTGGCCTGGctcgccctcctcctcctcctctgccagcgCCTCAAAAGCCAGGACACCACACCTCACCGCAG GCTGGTGGCTGGTGACTCGCCATGGCTCGGAGGCCCCTGGAAACCTGGCTGTGCCCCTGGaaacctcagcagcagcagcagcctcagcaACCGGCTCCTGGACAGTGACGGCAGGGACCCCCATCCCTCCA ccctgtccTTGGAGCCACCGAGCCttggcccccccaccccaccccaccacagGGGGCAACCGCCCCCCCTTGGGGAGACAGGGTGCTGCGGTGGGGGGCACCCCGGGGTGCGCACGTCGCCCAGCACCCCGAACCCAGCACCCTGGGAGCGCATCCACAAGCGAG AGCTGCAACAAGTGCACAGCACCCCGGTGCTCACGGGTGGCCCCTGCCACATCCCCGTCACTGGGAGCAGCGGCGAGTGGGAGACGGATTTTGGGCTGGCAGCTGGGTGGCCTCAGCGAAGGGGACATGATGGTGACACCGACACCACCGTGATGGCCGGAGGGGACCAACGGCGGCTGCCGGTTTTCAGCTCCCCAAAACCGCAGCGGGGCAGTGCCTCTCTGGCCTCTGCTGTCACCGGGTCACCGGTGACACCCCCAAGACCACCCCATGCATGGCACCCACCAGTGACCCG GTCCCTGGCCACTGTGTGCCCCAGGGACACATCCCTGGTCACCAGGTGCCCCAAGGACATGTCCCCATTCACTGGGATCCCCTGGAACACACCTCCAGCCACTCGGCATCCCAGGGACACATCCCCAGTCACTGAGAGCCCCAGGGATGTGTCATCAGTCACCAGACACCCTAGAGACATGTCCCTGCTCCCTGAGGACCCCAAGGACATGTTCCTGGCCAGCAGGCACCCCAAGGATGTGTCAGCAGTCACCAGGCATCCCAGGGACGTGTCACCGGCCACCCAGCCCCCCAAGGACCCATCACCAGTCACCAGGCACCAGAGGGACACAATCTTGGCCACCAGGCACCCTGAGGACACCACCCTGGTCAGCAGGAGCCTGAGGGACATGTCCCCGGTCACCAGGCGCCCCAGGGATCCATCACCAGTGACCAAGCATCAGAGGGACATGTCTCCAACCAGCAGGCACCCAAGGGACACTTCTGCAGTCACCAGGCACCCCAAGGAGAAGTCCCCAGCCACTGGGCACCGCAGGGACAAGTTCCTGGCCACCAG CAGGTACCCCGAGGACTTGTCACCAGCCACCAGGCATCCCAAGGACACACTCCTAGCCACTGGGCACCCGAGGGACACATCCCCAGTCACCAGGCACCCTGAGGAGATGTCCCCAGTCCTCAGGCACAGCAG ATACCCAAAGGACATGTCACCAGTCACCAGGCATCCCAAGGACACATCCCCAGCCACCAGGCACCCCAGGGACACATCCCCACTCACCAGACACCCTGAGGAGACGTCTCCGGTCCCTGGTCACCACAAGGACACATTCTTGGGCAGCAGGTACCCCAAGGACATGTTACTGGCAGCCAGGCACCCTAGGGACCTATCACCGGTGACCAGGCACCCAAGGGACATGTTCCTGATCACCAGGTACCCAAAGGACGTATCACCAGCCATGAGGCATCCCAAGGACACATCCTCAGCCACCAGGCCCCCAAGGGACACATCCCCAGTCACCAGGCACCCTGAAGAGATGTCCCTAGtcactggtcaccagagagacaTGTTCTTGGGCAGCAGGTACCCCAAGGACATGTCCCTGGTCACCAGGCACCCCAAGGACATGTTCCTAGCCACCAGGCACCCCAGGGATGCATCACTGGTGACCAGGCACCCAAGGGACATGTTCCTGGCCACCAGGTACCCCAAGGACATGTCCCCGGCCACCAGGCACCCAAGGGACAGGTCCCCGGTCACTGGGCGTCTCTCGCCGGCATTCAGCGACGGAGTCCTCACGCCGCAGCGGGTGGCTGAGGACCTGGAGATGGACCAGGACACCGCCTGCCCCAG ccctccagcACCAGCCACGCCACGGTCCTTCTCACCACCACACACCTATGGCTACATCTATGGGCCACCAGCCTCCGAGctgggtgaggaagaggaggaggaagaggaagaagagcgGCCAGCAACAAGGGGCTCGCCAGGGGGTTCGCTACTGAACGGCTGGGGGTCTGTCTCGGAGGACAACTTCGCCAGCGCCCGCTGCAGCTTGGTGAGCTCCTGCGACGGCTCCTTCCTCCTGGATGCCAGCTTCGCCCGGGCGCTGGCCGTGGCCGTCGATGGCCTCTGCTTCAGCCTCGAGGACACTGATGGAGCCTATGGGG GTCCctcaccaccaccatcaccctTGGAGGGGGTCTTCTTGCCCGtggtccccatccccacctggGACTGGGGGACGGCACTGGAGGTCCCATGGAGAGTCGGGACAGAGGCGGCCACAGGCATCCCGCAGCACG gtGGCCACAGGTCGGGGAGTGGCAGTCCCTGGGCCAGCGTGAGTGGCGAGCCGGGCACAGGAGGGACAGTGGCGTGGCAGTCCCCAGGGTGTAGGACACAGCAAGGCCAGAGTCCCCTCAGCTCAGCTAAAATCCAGCTTTATTAA
- the ROBO4 gene encoding roundabout homolog 4 isoform X3 — MSGYCPLLSGAESGPCAVGEGPGFREEEGRLARAGMAGGWAMALGLGLCLTALRQGGCHPPGAATAPQITAVLRDNFRLQPGDLVATAGQALELDCVPPLGHPEPRVTWKKDGVTLDLAGDRYVVTNGKLRVAPARRSDSGLYICVAANTAGERESRGAHVSVLEKPTIVRRPSDAVAVAGSTVELGCGAQGDPAPRVQWHKERGDLPWGRHEVDREHTLRLYAVTLADAGTYVCTAQSQLGTAAATARLRVEDQLSMDRQEAAPWDLLAVRLHLDNGTMLPTAAVRLHWQMLMPAPVPVGYMVLYRCLLPASTSWVQHDAGRELSAIIPALRRGYKYEFKVRPYAGGTQGLDSNSRHLWIPEEVPSAAPQHVTVGQTETGNGTVVVSWEPPPPEAHNGIIRGYKVWSMGEGWQHTTNRTVDEGTRHLETLLPSPGAKFCVQVAAFNGAGLGVPSNVTCSVLGLTAGSTGVEWVLRQPAVIAAAGSLLWLAWLALLLLLCQRLKSQDTTPHRRLVAGDSPWLGGPWKPGCAPGNLSSSSSLSNRLLDSDGRDPHPSTLSLEPPSLGPPTPPHHRGQPPPLGETGCCGGGHPGVRTSPSTPNPAPWERIHKRELQQVHSTPVLTGGPCHIPVTGSSGEWETDFGLAAGWPQRRGHDGDTDTTVMAGGDQRRLPVFSSPKPQRGSASLASAVTGSPVTPPRPPHAWHPPVTRSLATVCPRDTSLVTRCPKDMSPFTGIPWNTPPATRHPRDTSPVTESPRDVSSVTRHPRDMSLLPEDPKDMFLASRHPKDVSAVTRHPRDVSPATQPPKDPSPVTRHQRDTILATRHPEDTTLVSRSLRDMSPVTRRPRDPSPVTKHQRDMSPTSRHPRDTSAVTRHPKEKSPATGHRRDKFLATSRYPEDLSPATRHPKDTLLATGHPRDTSPVTRHPEEMSPVLRHSRYPKDMSPVTRHPKDTSPATRHPRDTSPLTRHPEETSPVPGHHKDTFLGSRYPKDVSPAMRHPKDTSSATRPPRDTSPVTRHPEEMSLVTGHQRDMFLGSRYPKDMSLVTRHPKDMFLATRHPRDASLVTRHPRDMFLATRYPKDMSPATRHPRDRSPVTGRLSPAFSDGVLTPQRVAEDLEMDQDTACPSPPAPATPRSFSPPHTYGYIYGPPASELGEEEEEEEEEERPATRGSPGGSLLNGWGSVSEDNFASARCSLVSSCDGSFLLDASFARALAVAVDGLCFSLEDTDGAYGAGPSPPPSPLEGVFLPVVPIPTWDWGTALEVPWRVGTEAATGIPQHGGHRSGSGSPWASVSGEPGTGGTVAWQSPGCRTQQGQSPLSSAKIQLY, encoded by the exons ATGTCCGGCTATTGTCCCCTGCTATCCGGAGCCGAATCCGGTCCCTGTGCTGTCGGGGAGGGACCAGGATTtagggaggaagagggaaggcTGGCCAGGGCTGGCATGGCGGGCGGCTGGGCGATGGCGCTGGGCTTGGGGCTCTGCCTCACCGCGCTGCGCCAGGGAG GCTGCCACCCCCCCGGCGCAGCCACGGCACCCCAAATCACAGCTG TGCTGCGGGACAATTTCCGCCTGCAGCCGGGTGATTTGGTGGCCACAGCGGGGCAAGCGTTGGAGCTGGATTGCGTCCCCCCCTTGGGGCACCCCGAACCCCGCGTGACCTGGAAGAAGGACGGGGTGACCTTGGACTTGGCGGGTGACAGGTATGTGGTCACCAACGGGAAGTTGCGGGTGGCACCGGCGCGACGGAGCGACTCTGGGCTCTACATCTGCGTGGCGGCCAACACGGCAGGCGAGAGGGAGAGCCGGGGTGCCCACGTCTCCGTCCTAG AGAAGCCAACCATCGTGCGGCGCCCAAGCGACGCTGTAGCGGTGGCCGGCAGCACTGTGGAGCTGGGCTGCGGCGCCCAAGGTGACCCGGCGCCGCGGGTGCAGTGGCACAAGGAACGTGGGGACCTGCCCTGGGGCAG GCATGAGGTGGACCGGGAGCACACGTTGCGCCTCTACGCCGTGACGCTTGCCGACGCCGGCACCTACGTGTGTACAGCGCAGAGCCAGCTGGGCACTGCCGCCGCCACTGCCCGCCTCCGCGTGGAAG ACCAGCTGTCGATGGACCGGCAGGAGGCTGCACCATGGGACCTGCTGGCCGTGCGGCTGCACCTGGACAATGGCACCATGCTGCCCACCGCCGCTGTCCGGCTCCACTGGCAG ATGCTTATGCCAGCACCGGTGCCAGTGGGCTACATGGTGCTGTACcgctgcttgctccctgccagcacctCCTGGGTCCAACATGACGCAGGCAGGGAGCTCAGCGCCATCATCCCTGCACTCCGCAGGGGCTACAAGTACGAGTTCAAGGTCCGACCCTATGCTGGAGGGACCCAGGGCTTGGACAGCAACAGCAGGCACCTCTGGATACCCGAGGAAG TGCCAAGCGCGGCGCCCCAGCACGTCACCGTGGGCCAGACTGAGACAGGGAATGGCACCGTGGTCGTGAGCTGGGAGCCACCTCCTCCTGAGGCCCACAATGGCATCATCCGGGGCTACAAG GTCTGGTCAATGGGCGAGGGCTGGCAGCACACCACCAATAGGACAGTGGACGAAGGCACCCGACACCTGGAAACCCTCCTCCCAAGCCCTGGGGCCAAATTCTGTGTCCAGGTGGCGGCTTTCAatggtgcagggctgggggttCCCAGCAATGTCACCTGCAGCGTCCTGG GGCTGACGGCGGGGAGCACCGGGGTGGAATGGGTGCTGCGGCAGCCCGCCGTCATTGCAGCTGCTGGCTCGCTGCTCTGGTTGGCCTGGctcgccctcctcctcctcctctgccagcgCCTCAAAAGCCAGGACACCACACCTCACCGCAG GCTGGTGGCTGGTGACTCGCCATGGCTCGGAGGCCCCTGGAAACCTGGCTGTGCCCCTGGaaacctcagcagcagcagcagcctcagcaACCGGCTCCTGGACAGTGACGGCAGGGACCCCCATCCCTCCA ccctgtccTTGGAGCCACCGAGCCttggcccccccaccccaccccaccacagGGGGCAACCGCCCCCCCTTGGGGAGACAGGGTGCTGCGGTGGGGGGCACCCCGGGGTGCGCACGTCGCCCAGCACCCCGAACCCAGCACCCTGGGAGCGCATCCACAAGCGAG AGCTGCAACAAGTGCACAGCACCCCGGTGCTCACGGGTGGCCCCTGCCACATCCCCGTCACTGGGAGCAGCGGCGAGTGGGAGACGGATTTTGGGCTGGCAGCTGGGTGGCCTCAGCGAAGGGGACATGATGGTGACACCGACACCACCGTGATGGCCGGAGGGGACCAACGGCGGCTGCCGGTTTTCAGCTCCCCAAAACCGCAGCGGGGCAGTGCCTCTCTGGCCTCTGCTGTCACCGGGTCACCGGTGACACCCCCAAGACCACCCCATGCATGGCACCCACCAGTGACCCG GTCCCTGGCCACTGTGTGCCCCAGGGACACATCCCTGGTCACCAGGTGCCCCAAGGACATGTCCCCATTCACTGGGATCCCCTGGAACACACCTCCAGCCACTCGGCATCCCAGGGACACATCCCCAGTCACTGAGAGCCCCAGGGATGTGTCATCAGTCACCAGACACCCTAGAGACATGTCCCTGCTCCCTGAGGACCCCAAGGACATGTTCCTGGCCAGCAGGCACCCCAAGGATGTGTCAGCAGTCACCAGGCATCCCAGGGACGTGTCACCGGCCACCCAGCCCCCCAAGGACCCATCACCAGTCACCAGGCACCAGAGGGACACAATCTTGGCCACCAGGCACCCTGAGGACACCACCCTGGTCAGCAGGAGCCTGAGGGACATGTCCCCGGTCACCAGGCGCCCCAGGGATCCATCACCAGTGACCAAGCATCAGAGGGACATGTCTCCAACCAGCAGGCACCCAAGGGACACTTCTGCAGTCACCAGGCACCCCAAGGAGAAGTCCCCAGCCACTGGGCACCGCAGGGACAAGTTCCTGGCCACCAG CAGGTACCCCGAGGACTTGTCACCAGCCACCAGGCATCCCAAGGACACACTCCTAGCCACTGGGCACCCGAGGGACACATCCCCAGTCACCAGGCACCCTGAGGAGATGTCCCCAGTCCTCAGGCACAGCAG ATACCCAAAGGACATGTCACCAGTCACCAGGCATCCCAAGGACACATCCCCAGCCACCAGGCACCCCAGGGACACATCCCCACTCACCAGACACCCTGAGGAGACGTCTCCGGTCCCTGGTCACCACAAGGACACATTCTTGGGCAGCAG GTACCCAAAGGACGTATCACCAGCCATGAGGCATCCCAAGGACACATCCTCAGCCACCAGGCCCCCAAGGGACACATCCCCAGTCACCAGGCACCCTGAAGAGATGTCCCTAGtcactggtcaccagagagacaTGTTCTTGGGCAGCAGGTACCCCAAGGACATGTCCCTGGTCACCAGGCACCCCAAGGACATGTTCCTAGCCACCAGGCACCCCAGGGATGCATCACTGGTGACCAGGCACCCAAGGGACATGTTCCTGGCCACCAGGTACCCCAAGGACATGTCCCCGGCCACCAGGCACCCAAGGGACAGGTCCCCGGTCACTGGGCGTCTCTCGCCGGCATTCAGCGACGGAGTCCTCACGCCGCAGCGGGTGGCTGAGGACCTGGAGATGGACCAGGACACCGCCTGCCCCAG ccctccagcACCAGCCACGCCACGGTCCTTCTCACCACCACACACCTATGGCTACATCTATGGGCCACCAGCCTCCGAGctgggtgaggaagaggaggaggaagaggaagaagagcgGCCAGCAACAAGGGGCTCGCCAGGGGGTTCGCTACTGAACGGCTGGGGGTCTGTCTCGGAGGACAACTTCGCCAGCGCCCGCTGCAGCTTGGTGAGCTCCTGCGACGGCTCCTTCCTCCTGGATGCCAGCTTCGCCCGGGCGCTGGCCGTGGCCGTCGATGGCCTCTGCTTCAGCCTCGAGGACACTGATGGAGCCTATGGGG CAGGTCCctcaccaccaccatcaccctTGGAGGGGGTCTTCTTGCCCGtggtccccatccccacctggGACTGGGGGACGGCACTGGAGGTCCCATGGAGAGTCGGGACAGAGGCGGCCACAGGCATCCCGCAGCACG gtGGCCACAGGTCGGGGAGTGGCAGTCCCTGGGCCAGCGTGAGTGGCGAGCCGGGCACAGGAGGGACAGTGGCGTGGCAGTCCCCAGGGTGTAGGACACAGCAAGGCCAGAGTCCCCTCAGCTCAGCTAAAATCCAGCTTTATTAA